One window from the genome of Phocoena phocoena chromosome 15, mPhoPho1.1, whole genome shotgun sequence encodes:
- the ANKRD60 gene encoding ankyrin repeat domain-containing protein 60, with translation MRPCWVCGARGLGEASDTSPASTWSPALVNGGPVGPLRALVARPSRRGRRGGGGDDARRAGRPAPGGGGGDPDAGGPDGRGAGSAVPRPLPAQPRARGRSRVGDPQAVSLALDLASDVFVMRVLLEDSGEVFRVTGCRSDMTVRELKEELDLIAGIPFSLQRLQYLDQGIVMDDAMLKCHDVVPGGIISLCVWHYDGWTELVLAAVEGDSSKLPCLGVAEDAFYRTTDSQHFDDKQWKKWISQRVFMALYVASHRGRSEAVQYLLEHGANCQGRSPVGRTPLHVAAAMSRLDCISLQLNYGASVNDRDTKGETPMSLACHLSHRQSRWQTFLFYWMVKLGTKDPMDPVVNKAFQRVKAGFGSKKENKT, from the exons ATGCGGCCGTGCTGGGTCTGCGGGGCGCGCGGCCTCGGCGAGGCCTCTG ACACGTCACCCGCGTCCACGTGGAGCCCCGCCTTGGTTAACGGCGGGCCCGTCGGCCCACTGCGGGCGCTGGTGGCTCGGCCGTCCCGGAGGGGCCGCCGCGGCGGGGGCGGCGATGACGCGCGGCGGGCAGGGCGGCCGGCACccggcggcggcggaggcg ACCCCGATGCGGGCGGGCCGGACGGGCGGGGGGCGGGCTCTGCCGTTCCGCGGCCCCTCCCCGCGCAGCCCCGCGCCCGAGGCCGGAGCCGCGTCGGGGACCCGCAGGCTGTGAGCCTGGCGCTCGACTTGGCCTCAGACGTCTTCGTCATGCGGGTGCTGCTGGAGGATTCCGGGGAGGTGTTCCGAGTGACAGGCTGCCGCAGCGACATGACGGTGCGGGAGCTCAAAGAGGAGCTGGACCTAATAGCCGGCATCCCCTTCAGCCTCCAGCGGCTCCAGTACCTGGACCAAG GAATTGTGATGGATGACGCTATGCTGAAGTGCCACGATGTTGTTCCTGGtggaattatttcattatgtGTCTGGCATTATGATGGATGGACGGAACTGGTTTTGGCGGCTGTGGAAGGGGATTCCAGTAAG CTGCCTTGCCTCGGTGTTGCCGAAGATGCTTTCTACCGAACAACAGATTCGCAGCATTTTGATGACAAGCAGTGGAAGAAGTGGATTTCTCAGAGAGTGTTCATGGCGCTCTATGTTGCCTCACACAGGGGTCGCTCGGAGGCTGTTCAGTACCTTCTAGAACACG GTGCCAACTGTCAGGGCAGATCCCCCGTGGGCAGGACGCCCCTGCACGTGGCTGCAGCCATGAGCCGGCTGGACTGTATCAGCCTCCAGCTCAACTATGGGGCCTCCGTCAACGACAGAGATACCAAGGGGGAGACGCCCATGTCCCTCGCCTGCCACCTGAGCCACCGCCAGAGCAGGTGGCAGACGTTCCTCTTCTACTGGATGGTGAAGCTGGGGACAAAGGACCCGATGGACCCTGTCGTGAACAAGGCTTTTCAGAGAGTCAAGGCCGGGTTTGGATCCAAGAAGGAGAACAAAACATAG